Proteins co-encoded in one Arachis hypogaea cultivar Tifrunner chromosome 13, arahy.Tifrunner.gnm2.J5K5, whole genome shotgun sequence genomic window:
- the LOC112733145 gene encoding RING-H2 finger protein ATL78, with the protein MYASTSFTSHIVHDLVIQSHSRRLLMLPNPLAHHDSSPPPTNNNSTHLYLGNSSFDANVVMVLSVLLCALICSLGLNAVIRCALRCSDLVINDSSSSSNPSPSSSSSSSRLANTGIKKKALKTFPIITYESTELNKVPGLDTECVICLSDFTNGEKLRILPKCNHGFHVSCIDKWLTSHSSCPKCRHCLIHTCQKIVGGTTHPPPPLPQTIISIEPLDPETMVRNYT; encoded by the coding sequence ATGTATGCTTCAACTTCCTTCACTTCACACATAGTTCATGACCTTGTCATACAATCTCACTCAAGAAGGTTACTCATGCTCCCAAATCCACTTGCTCATCACGATTCCTCACCACCTCCAACAAACAACAACTCAACCCATTTATACCTCGGAAACAGTTCTTTCGATGCCAACGTTGTCATGGTCCTCTCCGTCCTCCTATGCGCACTTATTTGCTCCTTAGGATTGAACGCAGTCATAAGGTGTGCTTTGAGGTGTTCCGATTTGGTAATCAACGACTCATCATCGTCATCAAATCCTAgcccttcatcatcatcatcaagtagTCGATTGGCCAACACGGGAATCAAGAAGAAAGCTTTGAAGACTTTTCCGATAATCACATACGAGTCAACTGAGTTAAACAAAGTACCTGGTTTGGACACCGAGTGTGTGATATGCCTCTCGGACTTCACAAATGGTGAAAAGTTGCGTATTCTGCCAAAATGTAACCATGGCTTCCATGTTAGCTGCATTGACAAGTGGCTCACTTCTCATTCATCTTGTCCCAAGTGCAGACACTGCCTAATTCACACGTGCCAAAAGATTGTTGGCGGAACtactcatcctcctcctcctctaccTCAAACCATTATAAGCATTGAACCACTGGACCCAGAAACTATGGTGCGTAATTATACATAG